tggtgttttgggtttattccataaacccaaaacaccaaaatctaaaccctaaaccttaaactctaaacttttcgtgttaaaaactcaatctaaatcctaaatctaaaccctaaatctaaaccctaaaccctaaatttctaaaccctaatatctaaaccatataaaccctaatatctaaaccctaatatctaaaccctaatatctaaaacctcaacatacgctcgaaaaacacgataattgttatatatatattacttcttcgagcgtttttccgtcaaaacaaaaacatttatcacaaagtgtctttattaaatgttcatattttcatccaatctataatgttcgtgaacaaagatttttcaaaaaaacgaaaaaataaaaaatttgcttccccccgattggttacttccctcttgatcctaccactatatatatatatatatacaaaaaaaaatttcgttttttttggaatttttgtttccggcatcaaaatcacacgaaaatatgaacatttaaaagagacacttcgtgatgaatgttattattttggcgggaaaatgatcgacaaaaataacattcaaaataatattgttcgtgaaaaatatgaacgtttttttcttcatgttttgtgaagtaaaatttagcccgatttagagtttagggtttagggtttagggtttggtgttttgggtttattccataaacccaaaacaccaaaccctaaaccctaaaccctaaactctaaaccgttcgcgttaaaaactcaatctaaattctaaatctaaaccctaaatctaaaccctaaacctaaatttctaaaccctagtatctaaaccctataaaccctaatatctaaaccctaatatctaaatcccaatagctaaaacctcaacatacgctcgaaaaacacgataattgttatatattacttcttcgagcatttcccgccaaaataaaaacatttatcacaaagtgtctctactaaatgttcatattttcatctcatctataatgttcgtgaacaaagtttttcaaaaaacgaaaaaaatgcttttgcttccccccgcttccccccgattggttacttctctcttgatcctaccactatatatatatatatatatatatatatatatatatatatatatatatatatatatgagaaaattttcaaatgaatccaacttttaagttgagatccaagttACCAATCAGAGTGCGATATGTGGCACGACaaacacatgtgattgaaaaaaaaataaaaaaaaaatttcgcaatttttttttaaattttttttttcaatcacatgtgattggatttgacatgcagtaaatcacatgtgattctgtatgtcaatcacatgtgattgtgaaaCCCAATCGCGTGTGATTTtgtatgtcaaatccaatcacatgtgattaaaacaaaatttaaaaaaaaaatttaaaaagtaaattttttttttcaatcacatgtgattagatttaacatggaaaatcacatgtgattgggttttacgaatgtgattagatttgacctactaaatttaaaaaaaaaataaaaataaaaaattttctaaaaaaataaaaattttcgaaaaaaaaaattttcgaaaaaaaaattttcaaaatttttttttttttaaaatttgtaaaaaaattattcttttttcaatcacatatgattgtcgcgtcacatgtcgcgctctgattggtccgttgGCAATCAAATTATTGGATTCAATAGGTTACAactccccatatatatatatatatatagtggtaggatcaagagggaagtaacctttcggggggaagcggggggaagcaaaaactttttttttcgttttttgaaaaaactttgttcacgaacattatagatgagatgaaaatatgaacatttagtagagacactttgtgataaatgtttttattttggcgggaaaacgctcgaagaagtaatatataacaattatcgtgtttttcgagcgtattttgaggttttagctattggggtttagatattagggtttataggatttagatattagggtttagaaatttagggtttagggtttagatttagggtttagatttagggtttagattgagtttttaacacgaacggtttagagtttccataaactcaaaacaccaaaccctaaacccaaaacaccaaaccttaaaccctaaaccctaaaccctaaactctaaatcgggctaaattttacttcacaaaacatgaaaaaaaaacgttcatattcttcacgaacaatattatcttgaatgttatttttgtcgatcgttttcccgcctaaataataacattcatcacgaagtgtctcttctaaatgttcatatattcgtgtgatcttgatgccggaaaaaaaaaattcaaaaaaaacgaaaaaaaaaaaaaattttgcttcccccgcttccccccgattggttacttccccattgatcctgcccctatatatatatatatatatatatatatatatatatatatatatatatatatatatatatatatatatatatatatatatattatacacgtAAATACTAATGTGGACACTAATTTTAGAACAGGTCAAGTATTACAAAACGTTTTCCTCGAGTATGATACACACAGTCAATTTTCGATGGCAGTTTGTTTTTTGAAAGGCCTATAAATTTCAAATATGGCACCAATACCAATTAACATGAATTAATAATGGACATCCAGTATTCCATTTCTTTTCTCATCTTCTTAGCTGTcctcttattcttcatcatcaaacaATTTAAGAAAACTGATTCAAACAAAAAACTACCTCCAGAGCTATGGAAGCTCCCCATACTTGGCCACGTACATCATCTCATCGCAACACAACCACATCGAGCTCTTGCAAACATGGCTGAAAAACTCGGACCAATTGTCCATCTACAACTAGGTGAGATCTCGGCCATCGTCATATCATCTCCTTCTTTAGCCAAAGATATCATGAAAACCCATGATATCTCTTTTGCAAACAGACCCAAGCTTCAAAGTACCGAAATCGTTGCATACAAGTACACTGATATTGCTTTCTCTCCCTACGGTGACTACTGGAGACAAATGCGTAAGATATGTGTCTTGGAGCTTCTAAGTGCTAAAAAAGTTCAATCTTTTCGATCTCTTCGTGAACAAGAGTCATGGAACCTTATTGAATCAATGGCCATGAAAGGATCGACAAGTGTAAATCTCACTGACAAAATTATGACCATGATGAACACCATTATATGCCAGGTTGCGGTTGGGAGCAAATGCAAGGATCAGGAGACTTTTGTTGCAGGGATTAATGAAGTAATACATTTATCTAGTGGTTTTGATGTGTCTGATCTTTTCCCATCTAGTAAATTGTTGCCTCTAGTTACTGGCACGAGGAACAAATTGATGAAATTAAGAAACAAGATGGATAAAATTCTTGATGACATCATCTCCGACCACCAAGAACGTCGTGCAGGTAAACGGATCAATCACGAGAACGAAGATCTTCTTGATGTTCTTTTGAGGTTAAAAAATAATGGTGGTCTTGAATTTCCAATAACTGAAGATAACATCAAAGCAGTCATACTGGTAataaattattaattagtaatcctTATATACGagttattatttgttatttttaagAATACCTTATTGAGTTATCAGTAGAATATGAATGTTGTTATCGCACCTACAGGATATGTTTGCAGCGGGCACAGATACTTCGTCGGCAACAATTATATGGGCAATGTCAGAACTAATGAAGAACCCAAAGGTCATGAAGAAAGCACAGACCGAAATTAGGGAGGTACTCATGGGAAAGATTAAGATACAAGAGTCGGATATTCAAGAGCTAGACTGTATAAAACTAGTAATTAAGGAAACTTTAAGGTTACACCCTCCTCTTCCATTGTTATTGCCAAGAGAATGTCGGGAAAAGTGTGAGATTGGCGGATATGAAATCCCTATCAAAACAAAAGTTATAATTAACTCATGGAAAATAGGTCGGGATCCAAATTTCTGGGTTGATCCTGAACGTTTCGTACCAGAAAGATTTAGGGAGAGTTCTGTTAGCATGATGGGCACGGATTTTGAATTTTTCCCATTTGGGGCGGGAAGAAGAATGTGTCCAGGGATGACGTTAGGATTGGCTAATCTGGAACTCCCACTTGCGATGCTACTATACCACTTCAATTGGGAACTTCCAAACAATGAAACACCCGAAGAACTTGAAATGGCCGATTCTCTTGGAGCTACTCTTAAGCGAAAAAATGACTTGTTTTTGGTTCCAAGTCCTTACAATACAAATCGTTGATCCCCTCGTGTGTAGACTTTATACCAAATCTTAGGTTTCATTTTCTGTTTTGAGTTTTTAAATGTACCAATAATGTGCTAAACAATATTATTACCAATAGCATTCTGTTTTACACCTTCAGGTACTATTTTTCCATCTGCGTGTTTATCTTTGAAGGTTAATAATGAGATAACTACTTAATATGACTTAGTATACCAATATTTCCTGCACTTATGTTGTTGT
This genomic stretch from Rutidosis leptorrhynchoides isolate AG116_Rl617_1_P2 chromosome 11, CSIRO_AGI_Rlap_v1, whole genome shotgun sequence harbors:
- the LOC139874807 gene encoding cytochrome P450 71AV8-like codes for the protein MDIQYSISFLIFLAVLLFFIIKQFKKTDSNKKLPPELWKLPILGHVHHLIATQPHRALANMAEKLGPIVHLQLGEISAIVISSPSLAKDIMKTHDISFANRPKLQSTEIVAYKYTDIAFSPYGDYWRQMRKICVLELLSAKKVQSFRSLREQESWNLIESMAMKGSTSVNLTDKIMTMMNTIICQVAVGSKCKDQETFVAGINEVIHLSSGFDVSDLFPSSKLLPLVTGTRNKLMKLRNKMDKILDDIISDHQERRAGKRINHENEDLLDVLLRLKNNGGLEFPITEDNIKAVILDMFAAGTDTSSATIIWAMSELMKNPKVMKKAQTEIREVLMGKIKIQESDIQELDCIKLVIKETLRLHPPLPLLLPRECREKCEIGGYEIPIKTKVIINSWKIGRDPNFWVDPERFVPERFRESSVSMMGTDFEFFPFGAGRRMCPGMTLGLANLELPLAMLLYHFNWELPNNETPEELEMADSLGATLKRKNDLFLVPSPYNTNR